The Thermomonospora amylolytica sequence TGGTCGCTGCGGGGGTGGGGCTGCGCACCGAGCAGCTGCCGATGATCCTCGGGTGCGACGCGGCCGGGGTGGACGAGGACGGCAACGAGGTCATCGTGCACGCGGTGATCGGCGATCCGGACCGGGGCGGGGGCGACGAGACCCTGGACCCCAAGCGGTCGCTGCTGTCGGAACGGCACCCGGGGACGTTCGCCGAGAAGGTCGCGGTGCCACGGCGCAACCTGGTGCCCAAGCCGAAGGAGCTGTCGTTCGAGGAGGCGGCCTGCCTGCCGACCGCGTGGCTGACGGCGTACCGGATGCTGTTCGACAAGTCGGGGCTGCAGCCCGGCTCGACGATCCTGGTGCAGGGCGCCGGGGGCGGGGTGGCGACCGCGCTGATCGCGCTGGGGGCGGCGGCCGGCTACCGGGTCTGGGCGACCAGCCGCAGCGAGGCCAAGCGCAAGCGGGCGCTGGAACTGGGCGCCGACGCGGTGTTCGAGAGCGGGGCCCGGCTGCCCGAACGGGTCGACGGGGTGATGGAGACGGTCGGGCAGGCCACCTGGGCGCACTCGGTGAAGTCGCTGCGCCCCGGCGGGCGCATCGTGACCTGCGGCGCCACCACCGGGCAGCAGCCGGGCGCGGAGCTGAACCGGGTGTTCTTCACCCAGCTGTCGGTGGTCGGCTCCACCATGGGCACCCGTGACCAGCTCGTGCGGCTGGCGCGCTTCCTGGCGGTCACCGGCACCCGCCCGCCGATCGACCGGGTGCTGCCGCTGTCCGAGGCGCGCCAGGGGCTGGCCGCGATGGCGGCCGGCGACCTGTTCGGCAAGATCGTGCTGACCGTCTGACCCGTCCCGTGGAGGACCCCGGACCGGGCGGGTTCAGGCCTCGCGGCGGTCGAGGATCTCGGTGCGGATCCGGGCGGCGGTCTCGTCCAGCACGGACTGGATCGCCGCCAGGCCCTCCTCGGTCAGCCCGGTGGCCCCGGTGTTCGCGCGGACGTCCTCGACGAACTTGCGCAGGGCGCGTTCCAGCTTGACGCGGGCGATGTCGTCGGCGGTGCCGGTGGCGGTGCGCCAGGCGTCCTCCCAGTTCCGCCGCCACTCCCGCGCCCAGGCGTCGCGCTGCTCGCGCCAGTACTCCTTCTGCCGCCGCCACTCCTCCCTCTGCCGCTCCTTGGTCTCCCGCCACGCCTCCTTGGAGGTGGCGCGGTCCCGGCGGCGCATCTCCCGGGCCGCCTGGGTCAGCTCCGCGCGCAGCGAACGGACGGTGTCGCGGACGTCCTCCTGCACCTGGCGGGCGAACTGCTGGGCCGAGGCGGAGATCTCCTCCTCCAGATCGGCCAGCTCGTCCATCCGGCGCTCCAGCTCGGCCCGGCCCTTGTCGGTGAGGGAGTAGACCTTCTTGCCCTTGACCACCTCGTGGGTGACCAGCCCGTCGGCCTCCAGCCGGGCCAGCCGCGGGTAGATGGTGCCGGGGGAGGGCGAGTAGACGCCCAGGAAGCGGTCCTGCAGCAGCCGGATCACCTCGTAGCCGTGCCGGGGGCTCTCCTCCAGCAGCTTGAGCAGGTACAGCCGAAGGCGGCCATGGCCGAACACGGGGCTCACTCGTCCTCCACGGGGGCGTCGGTCAGGTCCTGGTCCTCATCGGGGTCGGGCCTGCTGAGCAGGGTGACGCTGCCGGACACGGTGTTGACGGTCAGATGGCCGTCCCCGGTTCCCAGCGTGCCGGTGAGGTTGCGGGCCACCGCCCGGTCGTGGCGCCGCAGCCCCGGGAACGAGGTGTCGATCCGGCCGGCCGCCGAGCTGAGGTGCACCTCGGCGGAGGTGGACTCCGGCAGCCGCAGCGCCACCTCCCCGGACACCGTGCTCACCGTCAGCGTACGGTCCGCCACCAGCGCCACGTCGGCGGCGATCCGGCCGCTGACGGTGCGGGCGCCGAGCCTGCGGATCGACCCGCCGGCCAGCGTCAGGTCCCCGGCCACCGAGGTGAACGACACCGCGCCGTCCAGCCCCTGCGCCTCGATCCGCCCGGAGACGGTGCCCGCGTCGACGTGCCCGCCGACGCCGTCCAGGACGACGTCGCCGGTGGCGCTGCGCACGGAGGTGCGGGCCGACAGCCCGGTCACCACCGCGTTCGCGGAGATCAGGTTGAGCTGCACCGGGCAGTCCGGCGGGACGGTCACCGTGACGGCGGCGCGGGCCTGCTGGTTGCGCAGCCAGCCCAGCACGCCCTCCAGCATCCGCTCGTGGCCGATGGTGAGCATCCCGGCCTCGTGGTCGACCTGCAGCGGCGGCCCGGCGACGTCCTCCACCACGACCGTCGGCCGGTCCGCGGTGGCCAGCACGTTGACCGAGCCGCCGACCAGGGTGGCCTTCAGCGCCACCACGCCGTCCAGTTCCAGCGTCGCGGACTCCTCGATCGTCCAGCGCGACATGGCCACCGCCTTCCGGGAAGTGCGCCTGCGATATTCACGATATGTCGCGTCTGGCCCGAGTCAAGGACCGGTCAGTCCTCCGCGTCGTCCTCGAGGCGGGCCAGCCAGGTGGCCAGCCGCTCGATCGGCGTCTCGAACTCCGGGTTCAGGTCGATGAACTCGCGCAGCCGCTCGGCCACCCAGTCCAGCGTGACCTCCTCGGTCCCGCGGCGCTCGGCGAGCTCCTCGATCCCCCGGTCGGTGAAGTACACCGTTCCTCCTCACAGATGTCGCTACGGTCCCGGAACAGGCCGAGGGCCCCGGGGGTGCCGGGGCCCTCGGTACGAGCACGTGACCCGTCGCCCGGGGGCGGCCCCGGACGGGAACGGGGTCAGCCGGGGAAGACCTGCTGCAGCAGGGCCTCCTGCTCCACGGCGTGCATCTTGGCCGAGCCCACCGCGGGGGAGGAGCTGGCCGGACGGGAGATCCGGCGCAGCGTCCGGCCGTCCAGGTGCGGCGGCAGCGCCAGCGCCAGGTACGGCCAGGCGCCCTGGTTGGCCGGCTCGTCCTGCACCAGCACCAGCTCGGCGTCGGCCGGATACTTGGCCAGCTCCGCCTTCAGCTCCTCGACCGGCAGCGGGTACAGCCGCTCCAGCCGGACCACCGCGGTGTCGGTCGCGCCCTTCTTGTCGCGGGCCGCCACCACGTCGTAGTAGATCTTCCCGGTGGTGAGCAGCACCCGCCGCACGCCCGCCGGGTCGACGTTCCCCTGCTCGGGGATCACCGGCAGGAACGCGCCCTCGGTGATCTCCGCGACCCGGGAGGCCGCGCCCTTGTGCCGCAGCAGCGACTTGGGCGTGAACACCACCAGCGGCTTGCGCCGGCCCGACTTGACCTGCCAGCGCAGCAGGTGGAAGTAGTTGGCGGTGGTGGTCGGGTACACCACCGTCATGTTGTCCTGGGCGCACAGCTGCAGGAACCGCTCGATCCGCGCCGAGGAGTGGTCCGGGCCCTGGCCCTCGTAGCCGTGCGGCAGCAGCAGCACCAGCGACGAGCGCTGGCCCCACTTCTGCTCACCGGACACCACGAACTCGTCGATGATCGACTGGGCGCCGTTGACGAAGTCGCCGAACTGGGCCTCCCAGCACACCAGCGCGTCCGGCCGGGTCAGCGAGTAGCCGTACTCGAAGCCCATCGCGGCGAACTCGCTGAGCAGCGAGTCGTGCACGTAGAACTTCGACACGCCCTGCCCGAACTGCTTGAGCGGGGTGTACTCCTCGCCGGTCCTGCGGTCCACCAGCACCGCGTGCCGCTGGCCGAAGGTGCCGCGCCGGGAGTCCTGGCCGACCAGCCGGACCGGGTGCCCGTCGATCAGCAGCGACCCGAACGCCAGCAGCTCGCCGGTCGCCCAGTCCACCGCGTCGTCCTCCACCGCCTGCGCCCGGCGCTGCAGGATCGGCTGCAGCCGCGGGTGCACGGTGAAGCCGTCGGGCAGGTTGACCTGGGTCTCCAGCAGCCGCTTGACGGTCTCCAGCGGAATCGCGGTGCCCGCCGAGCGGTGGTCGATCGGGATCGGCGCCTCCTCGCCCGGCTTGACCACCGAGCCCGGCTCCGGCGGCCTGGTCAGCGCCTCCCGGGTCTCGGTGAAGGCCCGCTCGAGCTGCTCCTGGTAGTCCCGCAGCGCCGACTCGGCCTCCTCCACCGTGATGTCGCCCCGGCCGATCAGCGCCTCGGTGTACAGCTTGCGCACCGAGCGCTTGGCGTCGATCAGGTCGTACATCAGCGGCTGGGTGAACGAGGGGTTGTCGGACTCGTTGTGGCCCCGCCGCCGGTAGCAGATCATGTCGATGACGACGTCCTTCTTGAACGCCTGGCGGTACTCGAACGCCAGCCGCGCCACCCGGGCGCACGCCTCGGGGTCGTCGCCGTTCACGTGGAAGATCGGGGCCTGGATCATCCGGGCCACGTCGGTGGCGTACACGCTGGAGCGCGAGTACTCCGGCGCGGTGGTGAAGCCGACCTGGTTGTTGACCACGATGTGCACGGTGCCGCCGGTGCGGTAGCCGCGCAGCTGCGACAGGTTCAGGGTCTCGGCGACCACGCCCTGCCCGGCGAACGCGGCGTCGCCGTGGATCAGCACCGGCAGCACGGTGAAGCCGGCCTCGCCGACGTCCAGGATGTCCTGCTTGGCGCGGACCACGCCCTCCAGCACCGGGTTGACCGCCTCCAGGTGGGAGGGGTTGGCCACCAGCGAGGTGCGGATCTTGGAGCCGTCGGCGGCCACGAAGTCGCCCTCGGCGCCGAGGTGGTACTTGACGTCACCGGAGCCCTGCGCGCTGCGCGGGTCCAGGTTGCCCTCGAACTCGCCGAAGATCTGCGCGTAGGACTTGCCGACGATGTTGGCCAGCACGTTGAGCCGGCCGCGGTGCGCCATGCCGATGACGACCTCGTCCAGGTGGGAGCGGGCCGCCGCGCTGATCACCGAGTCCAGCAGCGGGATCAGCGACTCGCCGCCCTCCAGCGAGAACCGCTTCTGCCCGACGAACTTGGTCTGCAGGAAGGTCTCGAACGCCTCGGCGCTGTTGAGCCGCCGCAGGATGTGCAGTTGCTCCTCGCGGGTCGGCTTGTCGTGCGGGACCTCCACCCGCTCCTGGATCCAGGCGCGCTCCTCGGGGTCCTGGATGTGCATGTACTCGATGCCGACCGTGCGGCAGTACGAGTTGCGCAGCACGCCCAGGATCTCGCGCAGCTTCATGGTCGGCTTGCCGCCGAAGCCGCCGGTGGCGAACTCGCGCTCCAGGTCCCACAGGGTCAGGCCGTGCTGCAGGATGTCCAGGTCGGGGTGGCGGCGCTGCTTGTACTCCAGCGGGTCGGTGTCGGCCATCAGGTGGCCGCGCACCCGGTAGGCGTGGATCAGCTCGTGCACCCGGGCGACCTTGGCGACGTCGTCCTCGTGGGTGGCCGAGATGTCCTGCACCCAGCGCACCGGCTCGTACGGGATGCGCAGCGCCTCGAAGATCTCGTCGTAGAAGCCGTTCTCGCCCAGCAGCAGCTGGTGGATCCGGCGCAGGAAGTCGCCGGACTGCGCGCCCTGGATGATCCGGTGGTCGTAGGTGGAGGTCAGCGTCATGATCTTGCTGATCCCCATCCGGGCCAGCGTCTCCTCCGACGCCCCGGCGAACTCGGCCGGGTACTCCATCGCGCCGACGCCGATGATGGTGCCCTGGCCGGGCATCAGCCGCGGCACCGAGTGCACGGTGCCGATGGTGCCCGGGTTGGTCAGGCTGATCGTGGTGCCCTGGAAGTCCTCCAGGGTGAGCTTGCCGCCCCGGGCCTTGCGGACGATCTCCTCGTAGGCGGCCCAGAACTGGCGGAAGTCCAGCGTCTCGGCGGCCTTGATGGACGGCACCACCAGCTGGCGCTGGCCGTCTTCCTTCTTGATGTCGATGGCCAGGCCCAGGTTGACGTGCTCCGGCTTGACCAGCACGGGCTTGCCGTCGGCCTCGGCGTAGGAGTAGTTCATCTCCGGCATCGCCTGCAGCGCGCGCACGATGGCGAAGCCGATCAGGTGCGTGAACGAGACCTTGCCGCCACGGCCGCGCTTGAGGTGGTTGTTGATGACGATGCGGTTGTCGATGAGCAG is a genomic window containing:
- a CDS encoding PadR family transcriptional regulator → MSPVFGHGRLRLYLLKLLEESPRHGYEVIRLLQDRFLGVYSPSPGTIYPRLARLEADGLVTHEVVKGKKVYSLTDKGRAELERRMDELADLEEEISASAQQFARQVQEDVRDTVRSLRAELTQAAREMRRRDRATSKEAWRETKERQREEWRRQKEYWREQRDAWAREWRRNWEDAWRTATGTADDIARVKLERALRKFVEDVRANTGATGLTEEGLAAIQSVLDETAARIRTEILDRREA
- a CDS encoding DUF4097 family beta strand repeat-containing protein → MSRWTIEESATLELDGVVALKATLVGGSVNVLATADRPTVVVEDVAGPPLQVDHEAGMLTIGHERMLEGVLGWLRNQQARAAVTVTVPPDCPVQLNLISANAVVTGLSARTSVRSATGDVVLDGVGGHVDAGTVSGRIEAQGLDGAVSFTSVAGDLTLAGGSIRRLGARTVSGRIAADVALVADRTLTVSTVSGEVALRLPESTSAEVHLSSAAGRIDTSFPGLRRHDRAVARNLTGTLGTGDGHLTVNTVSGSVTLLSRPDPDEDQDLTDAPVEDE
- a CDS encoding DUF6104 family protein, producing MYFTDRGIEELAERRGTEEVTLDWVAERLREFIDLNPEFETPIERLATWLARLEDDAED
- a CDS encoding multifunctional oxoglutarate decarboxylase/oxoglutarate dehydrogenase thiamine pyrophosphate-binding subunit/dihydrolipoyllysine-residue succinyltransferase subunit, encoding MSTESARTSADPRTTDFGANEWLVDELYQKYLEDPNSVDQAWWNFFADYQPGSRPATPQGQSAPAANGSAAAPAAPAPARPEAGDGQAAPAAKAPAPPAPAPAAEKPKVEKPRPSAPPPAGAEEVRLKGVAARTVANMESSLQVPTATSVRAVPAKLLIDNRIVINNHLKRGRGGKVSFTHLIGFAIVRALQAMPEMNYSYAEADGKPVLVKPEHVNLGLAIDIKKEDGQRQLVVPSIKAAETLDFRQFWAAYEEIVRKARGGKLTLEDFQGTTISLTNPGTIGTVHSVPRLMPGQGTIIGVGAMEYPAEFAGASEETLARMGISKIMTLTSTYDHRIIQGAQSGDFLRRIHQLLLGENGFYDEIFEALRIPYEPVRWVQDISATHEDDVAKVARVHELIHAYRVRGHLMADTDPLEYKQRRHPDLDILQHGLTLWDLEREFATGGFGGKPTMKLREILGVLRNSYCRTVGIEYMHIQDPEERAWIQERVEVPHDKPTREEQLHILRRLNSAEAFETFLQTKFVGQKRFSLEGGESLIPLLDSVISAAARSHLDEVVIGMAHRGRLNVLANIVGKSYAQIFGEFEGNLDPRSAQGSGDVKYHLGAEGDFVAADGSKIRTSLVANPSHLEAVNPVLEGVVRAKQDILDVGEAGFTVLPVLIHGDAAFAGQGVVAETLNLSQLRGYRTGGTVHIVVNNQVGFTTAPEYSRSSVYATDVARMIQAPIFHVNGDDPEACARVARLAFEYRQAFKKDVVIDMICYRRRGHNESDNPSFTQPLMYDLIDAKRSVRKLYTEALIGRGDITVEEAESALRDYQEQLERAFTETREALTRPPEPGSVVKPGEEAPIPIDHRSAGTAIPLETVKRLLETQVNLPDGFTVHPRLQPILQRRAQAVEDDAVDWATGELLAFGSLLIDGHPVRLVGQDSRRGTFGQRHAVLVDRRTGEEYTPLKQFGQGVSKFYVHDSLLSEFAAMGFEYGYSLTRPDALVCWEAQFGDFVNGAQSIIDEFVVSGEQKWGQRSSLVLLLPHGYEGQGPDHSSARIERFLQLCAQDNMTVVYPTTTANYFHLLRWQVKSGRRKPLVVFTPKSLLRHKGAASRVAEITEGAFLPVIPEQGNVDPAGVRRVLLTTGKIYYDVVAARDKKGATDTAVVRLERLYPLPVEELKAELAKYPADAELVLVQDEPANQGAWPYLALALPPHLDGRTLRRISRPASSSPAVGSAKMHAVEQEALLQQVFPG